The region ATACGCCTGCCTGCGAGCACTATGTATGCTGTTTTTCACATACATTCGGCCACACGCCTGCCAGTGAGTACTATGTATGCTGTTTTCCACATACATTCGGCCATACGTCTGCCTGCGAGCACTATGTATGCTGTTTTCCACATACATTCGGCCATACGCCTGCCTGCGAGCACAATGTATGCTGTTTTTCACATACATTCAGCAACCAAGTCACTCTAAGAGTTATTCATCTACTTTCAACATATCCCGCTCCACAATTACCTTCCATTATAGCATAACTATAGCACAACCCCGCTCGGCCATTGAACGTTGGCAGGATGCTCACTCTTCATACATGGCTTGCAATATATTCGCCCACCAGCCTGCCGGACAAGGACACCACAGGGGTTCCACCGCCCGGATGCGTGGTTCCGCCCACATACCACAGTCCCTTAACATCGCTGGAACGGTTGCCCGGGCGGGAAAAGGTCTGCTTCACCGTATTGGAGGATATCCCGTAAATGGCCCCCTGATGCGCCAGCGTATCGCGGGCGATATCCTGCGGGGTATACCGCTCCAGCACATCTGCGGACGACAGCCCGCTCACGCCGTGGCTCTCCAGTACAGATATTACCCGCTCCCCGTACACATCCCGCTCCTCACTCCAATCGCACGCCGGGCTCAGATAAGGCGCATTAGCCAGAATGAACAGGTTACTGCCGCCCGCAGGCGCCATCTCAGGCTCGGAATAACCGGAGTGGCATACATATACTGTCGGCTGCTGCGGCGGGCGCTTATGCTGGAAGATATCCTTGAATTCTTGCTCATAGTCCTCCGGGAAAAACACCGTATGATGCAGCAGCGCATCATACGTACGCGGCACGCCCGCCAGCGTTACCAGCCCGGACAGGGAGGGTTCGTACGCTTCAATCCTGCGGTCCGTCATTCCCGGACGAACCGCTTCAGGCAGCAGCATCTTGTTGATGCTCAGGACATCGCCACCGGCTATCACAGTCTTAGCCGGGTAGAAGCCCTGCGCTGTGTCCACACCTTCCACCGCACCGGAGACTACGGAAATCCCTGTTACCTCTATGCCTGTAATCAGCTGCACGCCCAGATTCCGGGCGAGTGAAGAGAGAGCGCTGATTAATTCATAGGTGCCGCCCTTCACCCCGTATACGCCTTCCTGAATCTCCAGATGACCAAGCATAGCGAAGATAGAGGGGGAACGATACGGCGATGATCCGACATAGGTGGCATAGCGCCCCAGCATAGCCAGCGTATTCGGATGGCTGAAGTAGCGGAGGAGCAAGCCGTGCAGGCTGAGAAAAGGCCGGACCCGCACCAGATCCCGCACAAGGGAAGGGGAGAGCTTATCCCTCCAGGATAGCAGCAGCCTGTTCAGGAACTGCTTCTCGCTGAGCTGATACAGCCGCGAGGCTTCCTCCAGAAACTCCGGGAACTTCGCAGCATCTGCCGGGCTGTAGGAGGCCATCTGCTCCCGCATTCGCCCGGTATCCCTTGAGAAATCGACCACCCTGCCGTCGGCGAAGACATTGCGGGTGCGCGGCTCCAGCTCATAGAGCCGGACATAATCCTCCATGCGGGCTCCCGCAAGCTCATAGAGCGAGCGGAAGACATGGGGCATCGTAATCGTACTTGGGCCGCGGTCAAAAGTGTAGCCCCCCGCCTGCACACGCTGCAGCTTGCCGCCGGGCTGCTGCTGGCGTTCCAGCACAGTCACTTCCCAGCCCTCCGCGGCAAGGGTAACCGCACAGGACAGCCCCCCAAATCCGGCGCCTATGATTACTGCCTTCGGTTTCATCCATAACGCCTTCCTTTCCATTCATAGCCTGCACGCGTGCGGCTACCGCGCCAGGACGCCACAGCAATCAGTGACAGGCAGAGTATACCCGCCGGGAGGAGGAGACAGAACCACAACGGCTGCCGTCCGGCAGCATCACTGGTCCGTTTCACGGCCAGACCCGCAAGCAGCGCAGCAGCAGGCCAGAGCGCCGCGCCCGGCTGTCCGCTTAACCCATAATACAGAACGGCGGCAGCGGGCACAGCATACAGCGACAGATACGCAATAAGCACACCCAGCAGCAGCACCGGGCGGCGGCCAATACCGGCATAGATATTCTTCCGGTAGCCCTTCCATACTTGCCTTGCATTGTGGTACATCCTCATGAACACCTGCTCCGTAACATCCATAAGCGCCACTGTCCCGCCTGAACGTTTCACAGCGCGGGCCAGCGCCATGTCATCCACCAGCTCGCTGCGGATGGCTGCATGCCCGCCGCAGCTGTCGTAACTGTCCCGGTGAATCAGAATGAAGCCTCCATGCGCCGCAACAAAGCGCGGATCTCTGGAGCCGCGGACCAGCGGAATGGGCAGGTGGCAGATGATGGTAAAGACCATCAGGGGAACAACCAGCCGCTCCAGCCAAGTTCCAGTCATCTGCCGGGGGAAGCCGGTAATCATGCCGCCGCCCGCTGCTTCAGCAGCAGAGAGGGCCGCCTGAAGCGCCCCTTGCTGAAGACGGACATCTGCGTCCAGGAACAGCAGCCAGTCTCCACTCGCCGCTTCTGCAAGCTGAGCGCAGGCATGGGACTTGCCCAGCCAGCCCTCCGGCAGCTCTCTTCCCTTCAGAACTCTTACTCTGCCGCTGCCCGCCGCTTCGGCAATAGCACCCGTTCCGTCAGTCGATGAATCATCCAGCACAATAATCTCCGCCCCGATACTGCCGGTGCTTGAGGCCAGTACGGAGGAGAGGCAATCCCCAATATTCTCCGCTTCATTCCGGGCAGGGATCAGCACAGACAAGCGCAAGGCCCGAGAGGACGCCGATCCTGGAAGTACCTGCGCCGCTCTTGCTCCTGGCGCTGCCCCCAGCTTAGGGAGCTGCGCTGCATTCCACATTGCGAACACAAGCTGGAGCAGCAGAATAACGGTTACAGCCTGAAAGAACACATTCATCCGCTCCCTCCGCCCGGCCGCAGCAGGTCAAGCCATTCATTGGTTGATCTCCCCCGGCGGAGGAGCGGCCTGAATTCATCCGGCATATAGCCTTGATGGTTAAGCACTTTGCAGCGGTGTGACTCCAGTTGTCCGCCAAGAACAGTCTCCAGCCGCCGGGCGATCGCCGAGCGGTCCATCTCCGCCCAAGGGAGCAGCAGCGGCGCACCGGCCAGCAGTGTAGCTTCCGGCTTGGTATGCCGGAATAGGCCGTGGTATAGCGTCACTGGGACTACCGCCGCCCTCGGACTGAGCCGCAGCGCCAAGGAAGCCCCTTCCTTCAGACTCAGCGGCCGGTGCTCCAGCGGCCGGATTTCCCCTTCAGGGTACATCCAGACACTCTCCCCCGCCTCCAGCAGCCCGGCTGTATAGCGCAGGGAAGCCCGCGCATCTCCTGGACTTCCTGGGTTAATGGAGTACGCGCCAATCTTTCTGAAGAAGGCATACTTACGTAGCTGCTCCTCTTCCATCATGAAATAATGACGCTTCCCCGGCAGCTTCCCCACGGCGTGATAGGCCAGCAGGCCGTCCCACCACGAGCTGTGATTCATGAGGTAGAGAATCCCCCGCCCGGCAGCGGCAGCGGGCTGAAGCTCTCCGCTGATTCCGATGAAGTGGAAATATCTGCGCAGCAGATACATGGAATTATAGCGGTAGAATAACCAGTCAAACCTTCCCGACGGAACGGCTTCCAGCATAGCGTAGACTCCCTTCAGCCAGTGCGGCGCCTGCCACAGCGATCACCGTGCAGGCAGGCAGTCCCTCTGTCAGGCTGATCAGGCCGAACAGGATCAGGATTGCCTGATACAGGCGGGTGCCCCGGCGGGCAGCCAGGCGGGTGAACGGCACGGCCGGGAGCAGCATGGACAAGGCAGCGCCTGCAATCAGCCAGCCGCCGAAATTGCTCCAGGGCACCTGATAGAAGCCACCGCCGCCCTCCCAGTGCCAGAAATTCCTGGCGTGGGCAACAGGATCGAGCACCAGATCCATCAGGACCGTCCAGAAACCAACCTGTACGGCCCGCAGCAGCAGAAGCCGGAGGCCGCGCTGTCCGAAATCATGGCTGATCAGCACGGCATTGCACACCACAGCAATCCAGGCGAAGCCCAGGGTAACCGGCACACCAAATAATAAAGGCCCCAGAATAGTAGAATAATTATAATCCCCAAACAACCGGCCGGAATGCACGCCTACCCATTCGACCGCCATTCCGCCTAACCAGATAAGAGCTGCAGCACACCAGAACCGCTTGGTCATCCGGCCTCCCGAAGAATTGACTGACCAGTCAGACATGAACGGTTTGAATTGCCCCTTGATTACTAAGTCCAACCCGTAGGCACCATAGAATACGAGAAATAATCCGTTAGAGAACTTCAGACTATCCGGAATTCCGAACACGATCAGCAGCAGCGCACCGATGGTATACCAGATCCAAAAAAGAGTTCGGACCATCGTTAGACCACCGCAGTTCTTACACCGGCATAACGCACGACCGTACGCTGGAACATCTGAAGCTTGGCTTCATCGCTGACATAGGATCTTTTGCGGAAAACATCATACCCGTCTGCCTCCACAGCATCCAGAATAGCAGCATAGAAGGATGCGGCAAGTTCAATGGCAAGACCGCTCTCCAAAGGGTACGTATTCACATGCGCAAGTCCTTGCCGGAACCAGTCCAGCGCTTCTGTCCGCAGCTCCTGAATAACAGCGGTGAAATGGTGATTGACTTCTCCGTCCTCCAGCTCCTGCTGGCTGTAACCATGTCTGTCCATCACCTCAAGCGGCACGTATCTGCGTCCTCTCCGGAGATCCTCACCCACATCGCGGATGATATTCACCAGTTGCATTCCTATCCCCAGCGCAATTCCCGAGGTCCGTGCCGCTTCACTCTGATCATCCCGCAGAACAGGCAGCAGCATCTCTCCTACCGTTCCCGCTACAAGATAACAATAATCCTTAAGCTGCTCCATTGTGTCATAGGCTGTGAAGGTAAGATCTCTAAGCTGTCCCTCCATTTGCAAAAGGAACGGCTCACGCTGAAGCTGCGGGAAGCTGCTGAACAGCCAGCGCAGCGCCGGCCAGATGAAATGCCCGTCCGCCTGCTCCAGATTCATGAAATGCTCCCGCAGCTCATGGATGCTGTACGGCGCGCCTTCCGGCTCATCCACACTATCGTCTATAATCCGGCAGAAGGCATAAATAACATGCACCGCTTCACGCCTGGGACTTGGCAGAACATCAAACGCCTTATGGAACGAAGTGGACCCTTTCTTCATCAGTTCCTCACATTGCTGCAGTATCCTTTCATCCATGTACGCTCATCTCCTTTATCATTTCCTGAACGGCAAGCTTCGCTCCCTGCATCACGATTGGCACACCGCCGCCCGGATGGACGGAAGCACCAGCGGCATACAATCCCTTAAGCGGATAAGGCTTCGGCTGGGGCCGGAATACCCCCGACTGGCTCAGCAGCGGTGCAATACCGAAGCTGCCCCCGCCGTACATTCCTTCCTGCTCCGCATCGGCAGGCGTTCTCAATCTGCGCCAGATCACACTCGCGGCAAGTCCGGAGAAGCCCCGCTTCTCGGCATCCGCCATAACCTTATCAGCCAGTGCTCCGGCTATTTCCTCCCAGTTCTTATCCGGTGCCGCCGGGACGGGAACCAGGAAATACAGCACGCTCTGTCCGGGTGGAGCTGCACTATCGTCCAGTGCTGCCGGATTAAATACATAATAAGATGAATCCTGGGGAATTTGTCCCCGGTCAAACAGCTCGTGAAGGCTGCTGTTCAGACTGTCCGGCAGGAAGAATTGGTGCACCAGCGACTCCGGCCAGCGCTTATCCGTGGCTGCATAGATCAGCAGACAGCCCGAGGACGGCTTCCATGTACCGCGTTTTATGGCCTTAGCCGATGCGGCTCTGACCTTATTCTCCGCCACAACCGGTGCCTGTTCCTGCTTGAATACACCGGGAGGCAGCAATTGCTCTACATTCGGGAAATCTCCATTGTACAGAACGGCATCATAGGGAATCGACTGCCCCTGAACAACAACTCCGCAGCAGCGGCTCCCTTCAACAATCAGGGATTCCACCTCGGCACCCGTATGAATCTGTACCCCGCGGTCTTCCAGCTCCCGGCCCATGATTTGCGGCAGCGTGCCGTATCCGCCTTTCAGCATCCAGATGCCGAAGGCATGCTCGGCGTAAGGAAGCATGGTGTAGATGCCCGGTGTGCGGAAGGGGGCTCCTCCAATATAGAGGCTCTGAAGGGAGAAGGCATCCTTAAGCTCCTCATTCCGAAAATACTGGCCGATAGCAGAGCGCAGATTCCGGTAAGCGCGCAAGCGGACCATCAGCGACAGGTTAGCCGGACTGAAGAATTCCCGCCCGCTTGCATACCCCCGCTCCAGGAACGAGCTCCGCCCCTGCGGATACAGCACCGACATGTCCTTCATGAACCGGGTGAAGCCCTTGCCCTCTCCGGGATAGAGCCGGTCAATCTCTTCCGCCTGCGCCGAAGCATCCGCGAATTTGGTCAGCACCCGCCCGCTTCTGAAGTGAACCCGGTAGAGCGGATCACAGTGCAGCAGCTCCAAGCTCGATCGCGGAAGGCCGCCTTCTTCCAGAATACCCAGAAGCATCTCCGGCAGCAGCACGATCGTAGGCCCGCGGTCAATCCGGTAGCCGTCCTGCTCTTCAAAGGCCACACGCCCGCCCGCTTGGGCCGCCCGTTCATAGATCACTACCTCATGCCCCTGACGGGTAAGCAGCAGCGCCGCCGTCAGCCCGCCGATTCCGCTGCCAACGATGGCAATGCGGCTCATAGCGGAACCCCCGCACCTGCGCCGGGCGCGCCTGCCTGTACGGTGAACCGCCCCCGCACAGCCTGGTCATGCTCCCGGAGCAGCCGTGCGCTGATCTTGGCCGACTCGAAGATGGTCGGCAGGCCGCTGCCCGGATGGGTTCCCCCGCCCACCAGCCAGATGCCGCGCACCTCCTCGAAGGTATTATGCGGCCGCAGGTGCATCATCTGCCCGAGATTATGGGCCAGATTGAAGGTAGCCCCGTTATATACATTCTGCTGGTTCTGCCAGTCCAGCGGGGAGAAGAACAGGCTCTCTTCCACTCGTCCTGCAATTCCCGCGAGCTGCGGGATCTGCTGCAGCCGCTCCATCATCCAGTCCTCTACCTCCGCACGCTCCTGCTCCCAGTTGATATCGGCACTCAGATTAGGCACTGGCATCAGCACGTAGAGCGAGGACTTACCGGGAGGCGCCAGTGTCTTATCAATAACGGACGGATTATGAATATAGATAGAAGCATCCTCCGACAGAACGCCCAGCTCAGTGATCTCTCTGACATTACGCCGGTAATCGTCCGCGAAATGAACCGAATGATGACTGAGGTCCACCTCTCCATCCACCCCGAGATAGAGCATGGCGGTGGAGCAGGAATATCTTTTGCGGGCAATCTTGGCAGGGGTATATTTCTTCAGAAGTCCGGGCTCGAACAGCTGTGTCATTGCAGAACCAAAGTCTGCACCAATCACAATATAATCCGCATCCACCTTCTCCCCGTTCTCCAGCAGCAGGCCTGCGGCCTGCCCTTCCTTGACGATAATGCGTTTCACTCCGCTTGCGGTATGGACCCGCCCGCCATGCTCCTGGATGACCTCAGCCATAGCCCGGAGCACACGGTTAATTCCGCCGGCCGGATGATACAGGCCGTAGCGGTGCTCCATGTACGACAGAATCGTGAAGGTGCCGGGACATTCCCATGGCGACATCCCCAGATACTTAGCCTGGAAAGTGAACGAGAACCGCAGCCGCTCGTCATCGAAATAACGGGACAGCCGGTTGTACACAGTGTCTGTAGCGTTCAGCTTGGGCAACGCGTGGAACACATCTCTTTTGACATAATCGCCTAATGATTGGAACGGACGCTGCAGCAGCGGAATCACCCGCTCCAGCTTGTCGGCCTCATCGGCCATGAAGCGGCGGTAGCCGCTGCCGTTGCCGGGGAACAGCCGCTCAATCTCCTCCGCCGTCTGATCCTGGTTCGTAGAAGGCGTAAATACGGTATCTCCAAAATGCAGGGAGTACAGCGGATCAAGCGGCGTAAGCGCAACATAATCATGCACAGAACGCCCGGCCAGAGTGAACAGCTCCTCCAGCAAATGAGGCATCATCAAGAAGGTAGCTCCCCGGTCGAAACGGTAGTCTCCCAGCTTCAATTCTCCTGATCTTCCGCCAACCGCCGCCTGCTGTTCATAAAGATCTACTTCATATCCTTCGGCGGCAAGCAGCATGGCGGCGGCAAGCCCGCCCGGCCCTGCGCCGATTACTGCGACTTTTGCGGTATCTGTGGTTCGGATCAAGCGGCTTCCTCCTTCGTCAAACATTATACAAGAACTATACAATGGTGATACAAATATCATACATACTTTGCCGGGCCATGTAAATATCATCCGCCGCACTTCCAGCAATTTGGTTGCTAGACTTGTCCATAGCAAAAGAACCGGCCAGCCCTATACAAGGGTTCTGACCGGTTCTATGGAATCGCATGCTCTATTAAAATTCACTATAACTGCTGCAAAAGCTACGCCCTATGCCGGCTTCCGGCAAATTCCTGATCGAACCAGGCCTGCCACTGCTCCGGCGGCTCCGCCATCACATAGGTGGCGCTGGTATTTTGGAGGCTGATTCCCTCATAGGCTTTGCCGCCCGCAATGAGTTGCAGCTCCGGGTATAGTCTACCCAACCGTTCGAGCAGCTCCTCCGTATAAGGGACCAGCGTACCATTCGTAACGGACAGGCACACCGCTCCGATCCGCTCTTGCTTCTCCAGCAGCTCCATCACCCCGTCCTCAGGCGTGTTGGCCCCCAGATAGATGACTTCAACCCCGTTCCTGCGCAGGAACAGCGAGAACAGCAGCAGGCCGACCTGGTGATGCTCTCCCGCCGGGCAGAAGGCAAGCACCTTGTGCAGATGGGCATACACCGGGAAGACATGAAAGAACTGGGATAGCCGGTTCGAGATCATATGTGTCATATAATGCTCCTGGGCCACGGTTGCCGTCCCTTGCTCCCAGGCATCACCAACCTTCACCAGAACGGGCACCAGCACCTGATGGACCATCGCCTCATAGCCGTACAGGGAGAACCCGAAATCAATCAGGGCATCCGCCCGCTCACCCTGGATATCAAGCAGCGCTGCATAGATCTGCTGCCTCATTTTGTCCAAGGCATCCTTGGGGTCACCGCCCGCAACGGACAGCCGTTCATCCAGGTCCTTCTGCTTATGCTGCTTCAGCATCCGCACAGCATGTGAGATACTGATGCCCGGTTTATCGGTCTGTTCCTTCAACCAGCGGAGGTCCTCAATATTCTGTTGGTTGTACAGTCTATAGCCGGACTCGGTACGTTCCGGGACGACAGCCTGATACCGGTTCTCCCACGCCCGCAGAGTGACAGAGGGAATATCGAGCATTTCGACGACCTGTTTGATGGAATACACGATGGTTCTCACTCGCTTCCTGTTTACACTGAATACTTTGAAGATTCAAACCTTATACAAATTATTTACACTCATTATACAATCGCTTCCGTGTTATGTCACCAGAACTTGTATGATGCAGCTTGCCGGTACAGTACGGATGAAATGGAGGGCTTTTTGTAACACTAGATTTTTCAGGGATTTTGCACTCAGCTGCTTCACTTCTCCTTAGCGGGCGTTATAGGTATTTACAATGCCGGGCCACCCTATAGCCGCTCTGGCCCGGCAGCAGACCCAGGAGGATGAATATGAATCAAGGCCGCCATCCCGTCACACCCGAACAATTACAGATTACGCTGGCTTCAGGTGCCATTACGGCATCCCGCCACAAGCGCCAGACGCAGCTCTTCCTGCGCCGCCGTTCCAAGCTGCTGCTTGCCCTGATCCTTCTTCTCCTCTGGCTGGCCGGGGTGATGCTCTATCAGACCCATAAGCCGCTGCCGCCCGGACTTTCTGCGGAGAGCCCTGCTTATAAGGTGAATACGGTCGCCTTCTGGCATGATCTGACCTACCAGGACAACAGCGGCAAGCAGGCGAGGGAAGAACAGATTCTGCCCAGAATCCTGCAGATTATTGAAGAGTCCCGGCAGTTCCTCGTGATCGACCTGTTCCTGTTCAATAACTATACTCATACAGACCAGCAGTTCCCCGCTGTCAGCAGACAGCTTACCGATAAGCTGCTTGCCCAGAAAGCCGCTCATCCGGCCATGGAGATCGTCTTCATCACCGATGAGGTGAATACGAATTACGGCTCTGCGCCCAATGCCCTCCTGGAGGAGCTGAGCGCAGCCGGAATTAAGGTTATCCTGACGGATGTGGACGATCTGCGTGATTCGACACCTGCTTATTCGGCGGTCTGGCGTACCTTCATCCAGTGGTTCGGGCAATCCGGCACCGGCTGGATTCCGAATCTGATGGCCAGCGGAGGACCGGATATTACCGCCCGTTCCTATCTGAAGCTGCTGAATGTCAAAGCCAATCACCGCAAGGTCGTGCTGAGTGAGAACACCGCTCTGATCTCCTCCGGCAATGTGCATGACGCCAGCGCTTATCATTCCAACATCGCCCTGGAAGTGCAAGGTCCTATTCAGGAGGATATTCTGCGGAGCGAGCAGGCGGCGGCTAATCTCTCGGGAGCCGGCCCCTTGTTAAGCAAGCCTCCTGAGTTCAAGCAGCCTGCCGCCGCATCCGGTGATGCCCCGCTTGGAGTCCGCTATCTGACCGAAGGCAAGGTGTACAAATATGCCCTGGAAGGAATCGCTGCGGCAGGACCCGGGGATGTCATCTGGATGGGTATGTTCTATCTGGCGGACGACAAAATTATTGATGCCCTGCTTGCCGCAGATGCCCGCGGTGCCCAGGTCAGATTGCTGCTTGATCCTAACCAGAATGCCTTCGGACGGGACAAAATCGGCATCCCGAACCGCCCGGTTGCGATGGACCTGGACCGCCGCTCGGAAGGAAATATCCTGATCCGCTGGTACAACACAGGCGAGGAGCAATATCACAGCAAGCTGCTGTTCATTGCCAAGGCATCAGGCGACTCCATTATCTTGGGCGGATCAACGAACTTCACAGCCCGGAACCTGGATGACTATAATCTGGAGAATGACCTCTGGGTGTCTGTTCCACGGGAGCAGCCATTGTATGCGGAGGTGGAGGGTTACTTCAAGCGGCTATGGAACAACGAGGGGGCTGAGTATAGCCTGCCGCTGAAGGAATATCAGAGTGACGCGACCTGGTTGAAGTACATTCTCTACCGGATACAGACGCGGCTTGGATTCACTACCTTCTGAATGAAAAAAGAAAAAACGGTACCGCGCCCCAAGGGTCGGTACCGTTTTTCATTCTGCTTGTCCGCTTACAGCAGCGGAGACATCAGCCGGGCTGCCGATTCCAGCAGCCGCTCCAGCAGTCTTTTCTCCATGAAGGTCTCATGGACAATCAGCCGCGTGGACTGCAGGTCACGCTCGAAGTCTGCAACAATGCGCGAGACACTCTCGGTCTGCAGCAGCAGCGCGTTCACCTCGAAATTAAGATGGAAGCTGCGCATGTCCATATTGGCCGTTCCGATCGTAGCAATCTCCCCGTCGGCAATCAGCAGCTTGGAGTGGATGAAGCCCTTCTCATATTCATAGATCTTCACGCCGGACTCCAGCAGCGCCGGGAAGTAGGAATGGGAGGCCAGGAACGGAATCCATTTATCCGGCTTGGCCGGGAACAGCAGGCGGACATCCAGCCCCGACATCGCCGCCACACGCAGCGCAGTCAGTATATCCTCATCGGGGATGAAGTAGGGACTGGCGATCCAGACGGATTTTTCCGCTGTAGTTATCATGGAGAAGAAAATATTCTTGAGCGCACGCCGCTCATTATCCGGGCCGCTGGCAATAATCTGCACCGCCCCGTCTCCGGTCGTGAAGCGAAGCTGGGGGGAGAGGTAATCCTGCTCCAGGATTTTCTCACCGGTCGTGTGCATCCAGTCCTGCAGGAAAATAATCTGCATCGTCCGCACCGCTTCGCCCCTCAGCAGCATATGTGTATCCCGCCAGAACCCGTAGGTTTTGCTGCGGCTCAAGTACTCGTCCCCGACATTCAGACCGCCCATGAAGCCGACATCGCCGTCGATGACCACGATTTTGCGGTGATTGCGGTAATTCACCCGGCTGGAGAAAAAGGAGGTCGAGTTGCCGTAAGCAGCCACCTGCACCCCCGCATCACTCAGCTCCTTAAGGAAGGCTCTGGAGAGCTGAATGCTCCCGACCGCATCATACATGAACCGGACCGCCACGCCCGCACGGGCTTTCTCAATCAGAATCTGCTGAATGCGCGTGCCGATATGATCCGCCCGGAAAATATAATATTCCATATGAATATGATGCTGCGCCTGCCGCAGCTCCAGCAGCAGCGTCCCGAAGGTTTCTTCACCGTTCGTTAAGATGCGCGTCTCCGAGCTGAACGAAATCGGCGTCCGGCCCAGTCTCTGCGACAGACCCAGCAGCTTCTGCCGCGCAGGGCTGAACACTGACCAATCCTGATGCATCCGCAGCGCGTCATTCTCAATCCGTTCATAGGCCATGAGATCCCGCTGGGCTTTTTTGTCATACTTGCGCCGTTTGAACACATTCTGCCCGAACAGGAAGTAGAACACCAGCCCCAGCACCGGAATCAGCGCCAGCAGCAGAATCCAGGATACAGTGGTCGAAGGATTGCGGTTCTCCATGAATATACCCAGTCCGATAGAGATGACCGTCAATGTGGAAAAAATACTGATAATGGTTCCGGCTGTGCTGCCGAATATCCCAAATCCAAAATAATAAAAAGCCAGCATAGCCGCTATGATAACCATAGCCTGCAGTCCTCTTCTCATATGTACCCTACCTTCTCATTCCGCCGATTCTCACCAAAATGACACATTTATATCTTACATGAAGAATCCGTTTCTTCCTACTGAAACCTGCAAATTTGTATTGCTGCAGGATATATAATATAATCTCCCTGACCAATCAGTCAAATACAGAACTGTCTAGTCAGAACGGGGGCTTATATCGCCTTGACCGCTAAAAGCATCAACAAAAAAGAGCAAATCATCAAGACCGCCATGCAGCTGTTCGCTGTAAAAGGCTCCTCCTCCACCTCCATGCAGGAAATTGCCGAATTATGCGGGATCTCCAAAGGAAGTCTATA is a window of Paenibacillus sp. FSL H3-0469 DNA encoding:
- a CDS encoding lysophospholipid acyltransferase family protein gives rise to the protein MLEAVPSGRFDWLFYRYNSMYLLRRYFHFIGISGELQPAAAAGRGILYLMNHSSWWDGLLAYHAVGKLPGKRHYFMMEEEQLRKYAFFRKIGAYSINPGSPGDARASLRYTAGLLEAGESVWMYPEGEIRPLEHRPLSLKEGASLALRLSPRAAVVPVTLYHGLFRHTKPEATLLAGAPLLLPWAEMDRSAIARRLETVLGGQLESHRCKVLNHQGYMPDEFRPLLRRGRSTNEWLDLLRPGGGSG
- a CDS encoding glycosyltransferase family A protein is translated as MNVFFQAVTVILLLQLVFAMWNAAQLPKLGAAPGARAAQVLPGSASSRALRLSVLIPARNEAENIGDCLSSVLASSTGSIGAEIIVLDDSSTDGTGAIAEAAGSGRVRVLKGRELPEGWLGKSHACAQLAEAASGDWLLFLDADVRLQQGALQAALSAAEAAGGGMITGFPRQMTGTWLERLVVPLMVFTIICHLPIPLVRGSRDPRFVAAHGGFILIHRDSYDSCGGHAAIRSELVDDMALARAVKRSGGTVALMDVTEQVFMRMYHNARQVWKGYRKNIYAGIGRRPVLLLGVLIAYLSLYAVPAAAVLYYGLSGQPGAALWPAAALLAGLAVKRTSDAAGRQPLWFCLLLPAGILCLSLIAVASWRGSRTRAGYEWKGRRYG
- a CDS encoding carotenoid biosynthesis protein; translation: MVRTLFWIWYTIGALLLIVFGIPDSLKFSNGLFLVFYGAYGLDLVIKGQFKPFMSDWSVNSSGGRMTKRFWCAAALIWLGGMAVEWVGVHSGRLFGDYNYSTILGPLLFGVPVTLGFAWIAVVCNAVLISHDFGQRGLRLLLLRAVQVGFWTVLMDLVLDPVAHARNFWHWEGGGGFYQVPWSNFGGWLIAGAALSMLLPAVPFTRLAARRGTRLYQAILILFGLISLTEGLPACTVIAVAGAALAEGSLRYAGSRSVGKV
- a CDS encoding phytoene/squalene synthase family protein, with the protein product MDERILQQCEELMKKGSTSFHKAFDVLPSPRREAVHVIYAFCRIIDDSVDEPEGAPYSIHELREHFMNLEQADGHFIWPALRWLFSSFPQLQREPFLLQMEGQLRDLTFTAYDTMEQLKDYCYLVAGTVGEMLLPVLRDDQSEAARTSGIALGIGMQLVNIIRDVGEDLRRGRRYVPLEVMDRHGYSQQELEDGEVNHHFTAVIQELRTEALDWFRQGLAHVNTYPLESGLAIELAASFYAAILDAVEADGYDVFRKRSYVSDEAKLQMFQRTVVRYAGVRTAVV
- the crtI gene encoding phytoene desaturase family protein, with protein sequence MKPKAVIIGAGFGGLSCAVTLAAEGWEVTVLERQQQPGGKLQRVQAGGYTFDRGPSTITMPHVFRSLYELAGARMEDYVRLYELEPRTRNVFADGRVVDFSRDTGRMREQMASYSPADAAKFPEFLEEASRLYQLSEKQFLNRLLLSWRDKLSPSLVRDLVRVRPFLSLHGLLLRYFSHPNTLAMLGRYATYVGSSPYRSPSIFAMLGHLEIQEGVYGVKGGTYELISALSSLARNLGVQLITGIEVTGISVVSGAVEGVDTAQGFYPAKTVIAGGDVLSINKMLLPEAVRPGMTDRRIEAYEPSLSGLVTLAGVPRTYDALLHHTVFFPEDYEQEFKDIFQHKRPPQQPTVYVCHSGYSEPEMAPAGGSNLFILANAPYLSPACDWSEERDVYGERVISVLESHGVSGLSSADVLERYTPQDIARDTLAHQGAIYGISSNTVKQTFSRPGNRSSDVKGLWYVGGTTHPGGGTPVVSLSGRLVGEYIASHV